The DNA region GTTTACTAGCGATAGGTGGAGGAAGTGTATATGACACTACGAAAGCCGTATCTATTGGATGCCACTATGAAGGAAACGTATGGGATTTCTATGAGAGAAAGTTAAAGCCTAAGTCTGCAATGCCTATTTTTGGCGTATTAACTATATCAGCTACTGCATCAGAAATGAATATGGGTTCTGTAATTACAAATGAGGATGAAGATAAAAAATGGAGCTGTGGATCACCTGTTATGTATCCTAAGGTAAGTATTATAGATCCTAAAGTTCAGGCTACACTACCTCCTAATCAAACTGCCAATACAGCAATTGATACTATGGCTCATGTTTTTGAACTATATTTTGATGGTACAGAAGATGTAGATGTTTTAATGGAATACTCTGAAGGCATTATTCGCACAACTATGAAGCATGTAAAGGTACTATTAGAAGATCCGACAAATTATCAATCTAGAGCCCAATTGGCTTGGTGTGCTACACTTGGGTTAAATGGAAGTAATGGTGTTGGAAGAAGTGGTGGAGATTGGGCTTCTCACAATATAGAGCATAGCTTAAGTGTTCTATATGGAGTTTCACATGGAGCTGGACTTGCAATTGTTTTCCCTGCTTGGATGAAATACGTATATAAAGAAAACATAGATATGTTTGAACGATTCGCTGAGCAAATATTTAATATAACAGAGGGTACGAAGGAAGAAAAAGCCCTAAAGGCTATAGAGGAGTTAAAAATATTTTTTAAAAGTCTAAATGCCCCTGTTACATTAAAAGAAATAGGTGTAAAGCCTGAAGAATTAGATGAAATTGCTGATAATGCAGCTATGCAAGCTCCACTTGGTACTCTTAAAAAGTTAGAGAGAGAAGATATATTAGAAATTTTGAAAATTGCTTATAAATAATGTTTGTTTTGTACAGAATGTGGTATATATAGATTGCATTACTAAACTAAAGAAAAATACAGGGGGATTATTTATATGAATATTACGGAAGTAGTAATAAAAACACTTAAGGAAGCAGCAGAACCTTTAAAGGCTGGAGAAATTGCAGAAAAAGCAGGTATTGATAAAAAAGAAGTTGATAAAGCTATTAAAGAGTTAAAGAAGGAAGAAAAGATTACTTCTCCTAAGCGTTGCTATTATTCAATTAATGAATAATTAAATGATTATTACAAAAATATTTATTTTTAATATGCCCTCTATCGGGGAAGCCTTTTAGTTAAGTGAAGGCGGCATGATGTACATTTGTACGTTATGGTCTTGCATCTCTTGCAGGTGCGGCTTATCTTGTTAGAAATTGTAATTTCCCGGGCAAGAACATCCATATTTTAGAGGAAATGAATATACTTGGTGGAAGTAACGATGGCGCAGGTACACCAATCGATGGCTTTGTTTGCCGTGGTGGACGTACGCTCAATGAGGAAACCTACGAAAACTTCTGGGAGTTGTTCAACTCGATTCCCTCCCTAAGAGCAATCAGAAATGATTGCTCTTTTGCTGTTTACGATCTTTCTATATGAAAATTTACGCATAA from Alkaliphilus flagellatus includes:
- a CDS encoding HTH domain-containing protein codes for the protein MNITEVVIKTLKEAAEPLKAGEIAEKAGIDKKEVDKAIKELKKEEKITSPKRCYYSINE
- a CDS encoding iron-containing alcohol dehydrogenase, with the protein product MKNFVYQNPTKIIFGEGTINQIGKEIKNHGVNKVLIIYGGGSILKNGVYEEVTKSLKEHDVDYVEVSGVQPNPVLSKVQEAINKAKEEKVEGLLAIGGGSVYDTTKAVSIGCHYEGNVWDFYERKLKPKSAMPIFGVLTISATASEMNMGSVITNEDEDKKWSCGSPVMYPKVSIIDPKVQATLPPNQTANTAIDTMAHVFELYFDGTEDVDVLMEYSEGIIRTTMKHVKVLLEDPTNYQSRAQLAWCATLGLNGSNGVGRSGGDWASHNIEHSLSVLYGVSHGAGLAIVFPAWMKYVYKENIDMFERFAEQIFNITEGTKEEKALKAIEELKIFFKSLNAPVTLKEIGVKPEELDEIADNAAMQAPLGTLKKLEREDILEILKIAYK